In the Enterobacter cloacae subsp. cloacae ATCC 13047 genome, TAGCGTGGGAACTCCACGACCAGATCTTCGTCGGTCACCGCTGCCTGGCAGCTTAAGCGGCTGTCGGGCTCCAGACCCCATGCTTTATCCAGCATGTCATCTTCGTCTTCGGTGCTCTCGGCAAGCGAGTCGAAACCTTCACGCACGATGCAGTGGCATGTTGTGCAGGCACAGGATTTTTCACAGGCGTGTTCCACTTCGATACCTGCACGCAGGGCAACATCGAGAATGGTTTCACCGGTCTTCGCTTCCAGAACAGCGCCATCCGGACAGAGGTCCGCATGAGGCAAAATAACAATCTTTGGCATATTAAACCTCGTCCACGGACTGGCCTTTCAGCGCGACGCGGACAGATTTGTCCATGCGGCGAGCAGCAAAGTCCTGGGTTTGTTTATCAACGTTTTTAATGGCTTCTTCTATTGCATCAGCGTCATTGCCCTGGGCGACCACGCTTAAGTGCGCAGCAGCCTCGTCAATCACCTGACGCTCAGCGGCGCTTAACAGCGCGGCATCGGCAGCGAGCGCGCCGTTCAGGCTTTCCAGCACGCGTGCGGCTTCCACTTTTTGTTCGGCCAGCATACGCGCCTTCACATCCTGCTCGGCGTAGCTCATTGAGTCCTGAATCATGGAGGCGATTTCGCCATCGGTCAGGCCGTAGGACGGCTTCACCTGAATGGACGATTCGACACCAGTCGATTTTTCCATCGCCGTGACGCTCAGCAGGCCGTCTGCATCCACCTGGAAGGTGACGCGAATATGCGCCCCGCCCGCAGGCAGCGCCGGAATGCCCCGCAGCGCAAAGCGCGCCAGCGAGCGGCAGTCCTGCACCAGTTCGCGTTCGCCCTGCATCACGTGAATGGACATGGCCGTCTGACCGTCTTTAAAGGTAGTGAACTCCTGCGCACGTGCCACCGGAATGGTGGTGTTGCGCGGAATGACTTTCTCCACCAGTCCGCCCATGGTCTCTAACCCCAGCGACAGCGGGATAACGTCCAGCAGCAGCATTTCACTGTCCGGCTTGTTGCCGACCAGAATATCCGCCTGAATCGCCGCGCCCACGGCAACCACTTTGTCCGGGTCAATGGAGGTCAGCGGCGTGCGGCCAAAAAATTCGCCTACACGCTCACGCACCAACGGTACGCGGGTGGAACCACCCACCATGACCACTTCCAGCACTTCATCCGCCTCAACGCCGGCATCTTTCAGCGCACGACGGCAGGCTAACAGCGTGCGTTTCACCAGGGGGGCG is a window encoding:
- the fdx gene encoding ISC system 2Fe-2S type ferredoxin → MPKIVILPHADLCPDGAVLEAKTGETILDVALRAGIEVEHACEKSCACTTCHCIVREGFDSLAESTEDEDDMLDKAWGLEPDSRLSCQAAVTDEDLVVEFPRYTINHAREH
- the hscA gene encoding Fe-S protein assembly chaperone HscA, which encodes MALLQISEPGLSAAPHQRRLAVGIDLGTTNSLVATVRSGQAETLADEQGRHLLPSVVHYQQQGHAVGFDARANAARDPANTISSVKRMMGRSLADIQTRYPHLPYQLQASENGLPMIATAAGLLNPIRVSADILKALAERATATLGGDLDGVVITVPAYFDDAQRQGTKDAARLAGLHVLRLLNEPTAAAIAYGLDSGQEGVIAVYDLGGGTFDISILRLSRGVFEVLATGGDSALGGDDFDHLLADYIREQAGISDRSDARVQRELLDAAIEAKIALSDAESVSVNVAGWQGEIAREQFNDLIAPLVKRTLLACRRALKDAGVEADEVLEVVMVGGSTRVPLVRERVGEFFGRTPLTSIDPDKVVAVGAAIQADILVGNKPDSEMLLLDVIPLSLGLETMGGLVEKVIPRNTTIPVARAQEFTTFKDGQTAMSIHVMQGERELVQDCRSLARFALRGIPALPAGGAHIRVTFQVDADGLLSVTAMEKSTGVESSIQVKPSYGLTDGEIASMIQDSMSYAEQDVKARMLAEQKVEAARVLESLNGALAADAALLSAAERQVIDEAAAHLSVVAQGNDADAIEEAIKNVDKQTQDFAARRMDKSVRVALKGQSVDEV